The Meiothermus sp. genome segment TGACCAAGTTTGCGATAGCGCATGGGCATGCTAACCTCCGCCTGCCATCTTAGGGCCTGAAGGCAGGCCCAATGTGTTTTTGCTCTCCTTGGGCCATGATCGGAGCGTGAACCCTGGCAAACCTCAGCCAGAAGCGCTTCAAACGCTTGGTGTTGCAAAAAATGCTCGTAGTTAGGCGACCTGACTGGGTGTAATGCCCCCACCTAGCCTCCCCCGTTGGAAGAGGAAGGCGTTGTTTTACTTTATGAACCAGCCCTGCTCCTTAGGCCAACTGCCTTTTCTGCAGCCTTTTTTGGCTGTGCTAGGCGTTGGTGTTTAGCTCGATTACGGCGGCTGGCGCTACAAACCCGGCGGCCTTGTGGGAGCCGTCGCAGAAGGGTTTGTTGCCAGAGTGCCCGCAGCGACAGAGGGAAACCCTGGCCTTCTCGATGACCACTTCCTGGTCGCCCTGGCGGAATACGTACTTACCGCCCGTTTCGATGCCGATGGAGCCATTTTCGCGGAACTCAATCTTCATAACCCAATTCTATCGGGGCTTCCAGATTGGCAAAATGGGTCTGGAGGCCAAACCCACCTTGGGGTTTGGCTGAGCGAGGGGCCCGTTTGACCTGGGGGGCGGGGCGTTCCAAAATACCCTGGATGTACACCACCCGTCTGGCCTACGTTCACCTGAGGGTGCGGCACCTCGAGGCCGCCGTCACCTTTTACACCCGCTTTTTGGATTTACAGCTTTCCGAGCGCTTTGCGAATACTTCGCTGCTGGTTTCGTCGGAGAACCCGGCCCACTACGAGCTGGCCCTGACCGAGGGTGAGCCTTCGGGTTCGGTTACGCTGGGTTTTGCCGTGGCCTCAGAGGAAGACTTTAAAGCGGCCCAAGACTTTGTCCACCTCGAGGGCGTACCCCACCGGCTCGAGGATCGGGGTATTGCCCTGGTGCTCAGTCTGCA includes the following:
- a CDS encoding CDGSH iron-sulfur domain-containing protein, with the translated sequence MKIEFRENGSIGIETGGKYVFRQGDQEVVIEKARVSLCRCGHSGNKPFCDGSHKAAGFVAPAAVIELNTNA
- a CDS encoding VOC family protein, encoding MYTTRLAYVHLRVRHLEAAVTFYTRFLDLQLSERFANTSLLVSSENPAHYELALTEGEPSGSVTLGFAVASEEDFKAAQDFVHLEGVPHRLEDRGIALVLSLQDPDGNTVELFLRRKLGGRAFWRGESKPI